From the Polaribacter tangerinus genome, the window GCCATTTTAAAAACAGTAGCATTAAACTGGATTCAGTTATTAAAAATTGTAGTTTTAATTTTAGGAATTCCACTTTTTTGCGGAATGTACATAAAGCATAATTACAGCAAAATAGCCTCTAAAATAGAAAAAATTCTAAAGCCACTCTCTATGATGGTTTTTGTTAGTTTAATTATCATTGCTTTTTCCCAAAATTTAAGTGTATTTACAAACTACATCCATCATGTTGCTCTATTGGTTATTGCACACAATATTTTTGCTTTTATTTTAGGGTTTTACACCGCAAAATCTTTTGGGCTAACTATAAAAGATACCAAAACTATTGCTATGGAAACGGGTATTCAAAATGGTGGCTTAGGTTTATTACTAATATTTGGTTTTTTTGATGGTTTAGGTGGCATGGCATTATTAGCCGCTTTTTGGGGTGTTTGGGATATTTTATCCGGAATTATTTTAGCCGCATATTGGGGCAGAAAACCAATACTAAAAGGTAATATTAAAAGTATTTAAATGTTACAAAAAATTTGGTTTCGTGTTGTTTGGTGCTATATAAAAATAGGACTCTTTTTTTACAGCAAAAAAATAACTGTTAATGGGCATGAAAATATTCCGAAAAAAGGAGCCGTTTTATTTGCCGTAAATCATCCAAACGGGCTTATAGACCCACTATTTGTAACAACCACTAATTGCAGACAAAATCATTTTTTAGTAAGGGCGGCATCGTTTAAAAATAAGTTTATAAAGAAAATTCTAGAATCACTATATCTAATGCCAATTTACAGAATTAGAGATGGTATTAAGCAATTGGCCAATAACCAAGAAATATTTAATAAATGTCATCACATACTTAACAAAGGTGAAACTCTAATGATTTTTCCAGAGGGAAGTCATAATAGAAAAAGAACTGTTAGACCTTTAAGTAAAGGATTTACAAGAATTATATTTGGCGCATTAGAAAAAAACAATAATTTAGATATTCAAGTAATACCTGTTGGTATTACCTACCAACACCCTTCGAGTTTTCCAACAAAAGTGAGTATTAACTATGGTAAACCCATTGCAACTAGAAATATATATGTAAACAATAGCCCTGCAAAAGCTATAAATATTTTAAAAAATAATGTAAGTAATCAATTGAAACAGTTATCTGTTCATATACCAGATGATGAAAACTATCAGTCTGTTTTAAACAAATTAACTTCAGCTCAAGTAGATTTTACAGAGGTATCTTTAGTGAATGAAATGATCAAAAACAATCAATTTCCTGCTGAAAAAACAGCTAAAAGAAATAATATAAAATCACTTAAATTTATAATTTTAATAAATAGTTTACTCCCCTATTTACTTTGGAAAAAAATAGCCACTAAAATTGATGAAATTGAATTTATAGATACTTTTCGTTTTAGCATTTTACTTTTTACCTGTAGCATTTTCTATGGACTTCAAGCATATGTAATTTACCTTTTTTGGGGTTTAGAAATAGGCATTTTTTATTTTACTGTTAGTGCTTTTTTAATTTTTATATATGTAAAATTAGCACCAACTAATGCAAAGTTTTTAGACTAAAGTAAATGTTCGTAATTAATAAATAATAGCGTCTTGTATAACCTGCTGAATTTTTGTTCGCATATTACTTTGCACCAACTTTCTATTATCCATGTTTGGGTACACTCTATTCGACAAAAAAACATATACCAAACCTGTGGCAGGATCTGCCCAAGTATAGGTTCCTGTAAAACCAGAATGTCCAAAACTTTGGTTAGACACACATCCGCAGGTTGCTTTCACATCCGGTTTTAATTGTGGTTTATCGAACCCCAAACCTCTACGAACTTTTTCGTCAGAGAAATAACGAAAATTAAATGTATCTATAGTAGAAGCCTTTAAATAACGTTTGCCACCATAAAAACCTTTCTGCAAATACATTTGCATAATTTTACCAACATCATTGGCGTTGGCAAACAAACCTGCATGCCCTCCAACACCACCTAACATAGCAGCTCCCATATCATGTACGTTTCCTACCAACAATTGATTTCTGAAATAGGTATCATTTTCTGTTGGCACAATTTCATTTAAAGAAAATTTATTTCGTGGCAAATAAGCTGTTCTATCTGCCCCTAAAGATTGATAAAACTCTTTATCTACTAACTTATCTATCGGTGAATGATATTTTAATTCTAAAGCTTCTTTAAAGATATAATATCCTAAATCACTATACTTATATTCTTTTGTATCGTTCTGTTCAGCCTCGCGTATATATTTGTAAATACTGTCTTTATAATGTTGTGTTATAAAGAGATTTTCTGCCACTTTAATACGATAACTTTTAGACTTTTTATTACGATAAAAAAGCGGTAAATTCTTACCTGTTATACTATCTTGTGTATCTTTATAAAATGGTATCCATGCTTTTAACCTACCAAAATGAGCCAAAACTTCCTTAACAGTAATAGAGGCTTTATTAGAATTAGAAAAACTCGGTAAAATATCTTTTAATTTGGCAGTTATCGGAATTGTCTTCTCTTCTTCAGCTTTCATTAAAAGAGGTAAAGACGCCAAAATTTTTGTTAAAGAAGCCAAGTCGTAAACATCAGAATTCTTTACTTTAATTTTTTTCTCATCTGTGTGATAACCATAACTTTTGTGTAAAACAACCTTGCCATTTCTAGCGACAAAAACCTGTAAACCTGGGGCCATTTTTTCTTGTAAAATAGTGTCTGCCATTTTATCTATAAGTAACAGTTTTTTTGAGGATAATCCCGCTGCTTCTGGTATGGTATATTCAAATCTGCTTAATGAAGATGTAACAATTCCTGTACCCTCATTAAATTCATTGCCAATAGAAACTGGCAACTTTCCTTTTGCGCCAAAAGCACCAAACAATAGTTGTGCAGAAATTTCTTGTGCCAGTCGACTATTTTGATAAGAAACCACCACACCTTCTATGTTTTTAAAACTTTTAATTTGTAATAAACTATACGGACTCGTAAAAATATCTAAAACCACAGGTTTATTTCTTGCAATTTCATGTAACCAAACTAATTCTTTATTACTAAATTTATAGGTTTTCCAAGGATTTGCATTCGACTTATGAAAACCAATAATAACATAATTATAAGGAGCCAACTTCTTAATCAATCCGTTTAAATTTTCATCAGAAACAACCGTTACCTTTGTATAATTTTTTAACATTTCTACAAAAGGAGCATTAGTTGCATCTCCTAATTTTACATACGCAATTTTTTTTCTTTCTAAGTTTCGAATTGGTAAATTTTGCTGTTTATTCTTTACAATTGTAATGGCATTTTTTAATAGTTCTCTATGTAATAATTCATCTTCAACCCTATTTAACTGTGGCTGTAAACTATCTAAAACTACTGGTTTGTAATTATGTAAACCTGCCCAATATTTAGCTTTTAAAATTTTTCTAACAGAAAAGTTAATGCGTTCTTCTGTAAGTGTTTTCGTTTCAATAGCTTTTTTTATAAGTGCTATAGAAGCAGGTATTTCTTGAGGAATTAATAGTAAATCGTTTCCTGCTTGCAAAGCAGCTAAATTCACTTCTGCAGAAGTTGCATAATTACTCGCACCCTTCATATTTAATCCATCTGTAATAATCAACCCTAAAAAACCTAATTTTTCTTGCAATAAATCTGTTACTACATTTTTAGACAACGAAGTAGGTACATTTGGTTCCGACTCTAAACTAGGTATGTTTAAATGTGCGGTCATTACAGTTGCCAAACCAACATCAAATGTTTTTTTGTAAGGATATAACTCTATCGAATCTAACCTAGAAAAATCAAAATTTAATACAGGTAATGTATGATGAGAATCTGCCGCAGTATCTCCATGACCTGGAAAATGTTTTCCATTAGCCAGCACTCCTACCCCTTGCATTCCTTTAATAAAAGCAATGGCTTTATGTGTTACATTTTCTTTATTTTCTCCAAAAGACCGGTTCCCAATAATAGGGTTTTCCGGATTTACGTTTACATCTAATACTGGTGCAAAATTTATATGAATTCCTAGCCTTTTGCAATGCTCTCCCAAATGCTTGCCAAAATTTTCAATTAAATTGTGGTCTCGTATAGCGCCTAACGTCATGTTCCAAGGAAAACGATAGGTATTTTTTAAACGCATATCCAATCCCCATTCACCATCAAAACCAACCAACAAAGGGATGTTCGATATTGCTTGATATTTATTGTTAAGAACCGCTTGTTTTTCTGGAGTTCCTTGCATAAATATTAAATTTCCTATATGATAGTTTTCAATCATTTCAGTTACAAATGCCTCATGTTTTTCATCGGCATTCGAATAGGCTTGTAGCATAAATAACTGACCTATCTTTTCGTCTAGTGTCAATGAGTTTAAAAGGCTATCTACCCAAACTTCTTGAGCTTCAAAATCGATTGTCCTCAGAGGATCAGGTCTTTGTGCATGTAAAATATTGACAAAAGCAATTGATAAAAAAAGTAGTAAGTTTTTTCTCATTTTAATTTTTATAAATAT encodes:
- a CDS encoding bile acid:sodium symporter family protein produces the protein MTDKIDIDAIKINFDEGGLWVLNIAVAVIMFGVALGIKIDDFKRLFKTPKIVFVGVLSQFILLPAGTFLAILIIEPHPSFALGMIMIAACPGGNVSNFFSKMAGGNAALSVSLTALATLLCVFMTPFNLHFWGSLYQPTNAILKTVALNWIQLLKIVVLILGIPLFCGMYIKHNYSKIASKIEKILKPLSMMVFVSLIIIAFSQNLSVFTNYIHHVALLVIAHNIFAFILGFYTAKSFGLTIKDTKTIAMETGIQNGGLGLLLIFGFFDGLGGMALLAAFWGVWDILSGIILAAYWGRKPILKGNIKSI
- a CDS encoding lysophospholipid acyltransferase family protein, giving the protein MLQKIWFRVVWCYIKIGLFFYSKKITVNGHENIPKKGAVLFAVNHPNGLIDPLFVTTTNCRQNHFLVRAASFKNKFIKKILESLYLMPIYRIRDGIKQLANNQEIFNKCHHILNKGETLMIFPEGSHNRKRTVRPLSKGFTRIIFGALEKNNNLDIQVIPVGITYQHPSSFPTKVSINYGKPIATRNIYVNNSPAKAINILKNNVSNQLKQLSVHIPDDENYQSVLNKLTSAQVDFTEVSLVNEMIKNNQFPAEKTAKRNNIKSLKFIILINSLLPYLLWKKIATKIDEIEFIDTFRFSILLFTCSIFYGLQAYVIYLFWGLEIGIFYFTVSAFLIFIYVKLAPTNAKFLD
- a CDS encoding glycoside hydrolase family 3 N-terminal domain-containing protein; this translates as MRKNLLLFLSIAFVNILHAQRPDPLRTIDFEAQEVWVDSLLNSLTLDEKIGQLFMLQAYSNADEKHEAFVTEMIENYHIGNLIFMQGTPEKQAVLNNKYQAISNIPLLVGFDGEWGLDMRLKNTYRFPWNMTLGAIRDHNLIENFGKHLGEHCKRLGIHINFAPVLDVNVNPENPIIGNRSFGENKENVTHKAIAFIKGMQGVGVLANGKHFPGHGDTAADSHHTLPVLNFDFSRLDSIELYPYKKTFDVGLATVMTAHLNIPSLESEPNVPTSLSKNVVTDLLQEKLGFLGLIITDGLNMKGASNYATSAEVNLAALQAGNDLLLIPQEIPASIALIKKAIETKTLTEERINFSVRKILKAKYWAGLHNYKPVVLDSLQPQLNRVEDELLHRELLKNAITIVKNKQQNLPIRNLERKKIAYVKLGDATNAPFVEMLKNYTKVTVVSDENLNGLIKKLAPYNYVIIGFHKSNANPWKTYKFSNKELVWLHEIARNKPVVLDIFTSPYSLLQIKSFKNIEGVVVSYQNSRLAQEISAQLLFGAFGAKGKLPVSIGNEFNEGTGIVTSSLSRFEYTIPEAAGLSSKKLLLIDKMADTILQEKMAPGLQVFVARNGKVVLHKSYGYHTDEKKIKVKNSDVYDLASLTKILASLPLLMKAEEEKTIPITAKLKDILPSFSNSNKASITVKEVLAHFGRLKAWIPFYKDTQDSITGKNLPLFYRNKKSKSYRIKVAENLFITQHYKDSIYKYIREAEQNDTKEYKYSDLGYYIFKEALELKYHSPIDKLVDKEFYQSLGADRTAYLPRNKFSLNEIVPTENDTYFRNQLLVGNVHDMGAAMLGGVGGHAGLFANANDVGKIMQMYLQKGFYGGKRYLKASTIDTFNFRYFSDEKVRRGLGFDKPQLKPDVKATCGCVSNQSFGHSGFTGTYTWADPATGLVYVFLSNRVYPNMDNRKLVQSNMRTKIQQVIQDAIIY